In a genomic window of Aricia agestis chromosome 2, ilAriAges1.1, whole genome shotgun sequence:
- the LOC121739733 gene encoding TBC1 domain family member 23 — protein sequence MEEEDSTWLIELESALLDGCTPQEINTITKGKKIPESLRPDVWLVCLNCQDASNQLLAFDEIFDLPNQNILRDDVKKFVTKLDNDDDEKLSVISDIESIITFYCKSKLMNYSSNNGWIEILFPLLSLKLPRADTYNLFEKIQKLYIPCGCVANGVPFHILRLVLQYHDPELCSFLDTKRITPEMYCMPWLRSLFAGTCNLEVVLFMWDLYFQRSDPFFIFFLSLIMIINAREQLLQMKDADKTTIIHKISTMPGDLDANDVSDFCSLAHYYSLKTPASFREDVADVLFSDSGEDVTAKLYAGALCLPVAVHELIAGATADPADSDVVKFFLVDCRPAPQYRAGHLATAFHLDCDLMLQEPSAFDTAVQGLLNAQRQALAAGSAAAGDHLCFVSSGRAEEEPSAHMVVAAFLKRAVRRVSALDGGFAAIHDYFGPHMVECLEDHDPAACLVCAPAAPGAAEPRPARRPDLSAVRLFGKVSSAMRAKGQEVRGKLIEYIVNPAGGGGAGGGEWHVSAAAGAAGARARRYRDVPPVFSITDEEEGPPAAPAAPDPPADLRELLGAPDVVAAFACREVLADGNMHDAHLVVTRAALLVLRHAGGGRARVVSRRPLATVVKITAKKRHPELITFKYGVPAGDELLVRDMDRFLIPDAAAATRLVSNQIVQQLDNTQ from the exons ATGGAGGAGGAAGACAGTACCTG GTTAATAGAGCTAGAGTCAGCGCTGCTAGATGGGTGCACACCACAAGAGATAAACACAATAACCAAGGGCAAGAAGATTCCAGAGAGTCTCAGGCCCGATGTCTGGCTGGTGTGTCTGAACTGTCAAGATGCCAGTAACCAGCTGCTCGCCTTTGATGAGATCTTTGACCTACCAAACCAGAATATATTGAGAGACGATGTAAAAAAATTCGTAACCAAATTAGACAATGATGACGATGAAAAGTTGTCTGTTATATCCGACATAGAGTCAATAATAACATTCTACTGTAAATCTAAATTGATGAACTACTCCTCCAACAACGGCTGGATAGAAATCTTGTTCCCCCTTTTGAGCCTCAAACTACCTAGGGCCGATACCTACAATCTATTCGAGAAGATCCAAAAACTTTATATTCCCTGCGGTTGCGTGGCCAACGGTGTTCCCTTTCACATCCTGAGATTGGTCCTCCAGTACCACGATCCCGAGCTGTGTTCATTTCTGGACACCAAGAGGATAACTCCAGAGATGTACTGCATGCCGTGGTTGAGGTCCCTGTTCGCCGGGACCTGCAACCTGGAAGTGGTCCTGTTCATGTGGGACCTGTATTTTCAGAGGTCTGACCCGTTCTTTATATTCTTTCTGAGCCTGATCATGATCATAAATGCGCGGGAGCAGCTGCTGCAGATGAAGGACGCGGACAAAACGACCATCATCCACAAGATAAGCACGATGCCCGGCGACCTGGACGCCAACGACGTGTCGGATTTCTGCTCGCTGGCGCACTACTACTCGCTGAAGACGCCGGCGTCGTTCCGCGAGGACGTGGCGGACGTGCTGTTCTCCGACAGCGGCGAAGACGTCACCGCCAAGCTGTACGCCGGCGCGCTGTGCCTGCCCGTCGCCGTGCACGAGCTCATCGCCGGTGCCACCGCTGACCCCGCCGACTCCGACGTCGTCAAGTTCTTCCTGGTGGACTGTCGGCCCGCGCCGCAGTACCGCGCCGGCCACCTCGCCACCGCCTTCCACCTCGACTGCGACCTCATGCTGCAGGAGCCCAGCGCCTTCGACACGGCCGTGCAGGGCCTGCTCAACGCGCAGCGCCAGGCGCTCGCCGCCGGCTCCGCGGCCGCCGGCGACCACCTGTGCTTCGTCAGCTCCGGCCGCGCCGAGGAAGAGCCCTCCGCGCACATGGTCGTCGCCGCATTCCTCAAGCGCGCCGTGCGCCGCGTCTCCGCGCTCGACGGTGGCTTCGCGGCCATCCACGACTACTTCGGCCCGCACATGGTCGAGTGCCTCGAGGACCACGACCCCGCCGCGTGCCTCGTGtgcgcgcccgccgcgcccggCGCCGCCGAGCCGCGGCCCGCGCGCCGCCCCGACCTGTCCGCCGTGCGGCTGTTCGGGAAGGTGTCGTCCGCCATGCGCGCCAAGGGGCAGGAGGTGCGCGGCAAGCTGATCGAGTACATCGTGAAcccggcgggcggcgggggcgcgggcggcggggagtggcacgtgtcggcggctgCGGGGGCAGCGGGGGCGCGCGCGCGGCGCTACCGGGACGTGCCGCCGGTGTTCAGCATCACGGACGAGGAGGAGGGCCCGCCGGCGGCGCCCGCCGCGCCCGACCCGCCCGCCGACTTGCGCGAGCTGCTGGGCGCGCCCGACGTGGTGGCGGCGTTCGCGTGCCGCGAGGTGCTGGCGGACGGCAACATGCACGACGCGCACCTGGTAGTGACGCGTGCGGCGTTGCTGGTGCTGCGGCACGCGGGCGGCGGACGCGCGCGCGTCGTGTCGCGCCGCCCGCTGGCGACGGTGGTCAAGATCACGGCGAAGAAGCGGCACCCGGAGCTGATCACGTTCAAGTACGGCGTGCCGGCGGGTGACGAGCTGCTGGTGCGCGACATGGACCGCTTCCTCATCCcggacgccgccgccgccacgcGCCTCGTCTCCAACCAGATCGTGCAGCAGCTGGACAATACGCAGTAG
- the LOC121739855 gene encoding UDP-galactose transporter senju — translation MQGLSKLFPTTEAFIVFALYIILFVFQGVFITASKTENGAYDYNTTLVVFLTELLKLFISAALYTIKRESKPNIFRAIIINRKLLLLYFIPSLLYCFYNNLAFINLSHYDPTTYYILLQFRVVLTALIFQVLFKRQLTFIQWVSLGILTFGCMVKNFDATSVKSQQDSDVVSQIFNIYFLSINFQNFCSCLAGTYNEYLLKTQGQNVDIFLQNVFMYLDSVLCNYFILLFKGEAGEMFNDFKSLGDIFVILIIVNSAIVGIVTSFFLKNLNSILKTYASALELVITAVVCYLLFNILITWYTIFSICLVSVAVGMYVKNPVNNSNPSQVEKRDKEPLLESVTSD, via the exons atgcaGGGACTAAGCAAATTATTTCCAACCACAGAGGCATTTATTGTTTTCGcactttatattatactatttgTGTTTCAAG GTGTTTTTATAACAGCATCAAAAACTGAAAATGGAGCCTACGATTATAATACAACACTAGTAGTTTTCCTCACAGAATTACTGAAGCTTTTCATATCGGCCGCTTTGTACACCATCAAAAGGGA GAGTAAGCCAAATATTTTTAgggcaataataattaacaggaAGCTACTACTTCTGTACTTTATTCCATCGCTGCTGTACTGCTTCTACAACAACTTGGCATTCATTAACCTATCCCACTACGACCCCACCACGTACTACATCCTGCTGCAGTTCAGAGTGGTCCTCACAGCTCTCATATTTCAG GTTCTGTTCAAGAGGCAGCTGACTTTTATCCAGTGGGTGTCGCTGGGTATACTCACATTTGGATGCATGGTCAAGAACTTTGATGCAACGTCGGTCAAGTCTCAGCAGGATTCTGATGTTGTGTCTCAAATATTCAACATATACTTCCTGTCTATTAACTTCCAGAACTTCTGTTCATGCCTAGCGGGCACGTACAACGAGTATCTCCTAAAAACACAGGGACAAAATGTAGATATATTCCTTCAGAATGTGTTCATGTATTTGGACTCCGTGTTGTGCAACTACTTCATATTACTCTTCAAAGGCGAGGCAGGCGAAATGTTCAATGATTTTAAATCATTAGGAGACATTTTTGTGATCCTCATCATAGTTAACAGTGCCATCGTTGGAATAGTCACTAGTTTCTTCCTCAAAAACTTAAATTCGATTTTGAAAACATACGCTAGTGCCTTGGAGCTGGTCATAACGGCTGTGGTCTGTTACTTGCTCTTCAACATACTGATCACATGGTACACTATCTTCTCGATATGTTTAGTGAGCGTGGCGGTGGGCATGTATGTGAAAAATCCTGTGAATAATTCCAATCCCAGTCAAGTAGAGAAAAGAGATAAAGAACCGCTGTTAGAGTCCGTAACCAGTGAttga
- the LOC121739813 gene encoding 5'-AMP-activated protein kinase subunit beta-1 encodes MGNAGSNQPKEWHKDQASKQPDLGPSSPAKEGEAFTFDKKKDEDRGARDDDNNIEDGAPYYTKAVPEHEADESVMRERSNTLTESNKNCDSIDIKVLPTVFKWEGGGKQVFISGTFTDWKTIPMVKSHGDFVTIIDLPEGEHQYKYFVDGEWRHDPTVKVVDNGMGSKNNLVTVKMSDFEVFQALAKDSEGVLSSAQTEYSQEIPQSKPWEKVSGPPILPPHLLQVILNKDTPLSCEPTLLPEPNHVMLNHLYALSIKDGVMVLSATHRYRKKYVTTLLYKPI; translated from the exons ATGGGCAATGCAGGCAGCAACCAACCAAAAGAATGGCACAAGGATCAGGCGAGCAAGCAGCCAGACCTAGGGCCGTCGTCGCCAGCGAAGGAGGGCGAGGCGTTCACGTTCGACAAGAAGAAGGACGAGGACCGCGGCGCGCGCGATGACGACAACAACATCGAGGACGGCGCGCCCTACTACACGAAAGCCGTCCCCGAGCACGAGGCCGACGAGTCCGTCATGCGAGAGAGGTCCAACACGCTCACAGAGAGCAATAAGAATTGTGATAGTATTGATATTAAAGTATTACCTACCGTATTCAAGTGGGAAGGAGGTGGAAAACAG GTTTTCATAAGCGGAACATTTACTGATTGGAAAACAATTCCCATGGTGAAGTCTCATGGAGATTTTGTGACCATTATAGATCTGCCCGAAGGGGAGCACCAGTACAAATATTTCGTAGACGGAGAGTGGCGACATGATCCCACTGTT AAAGTAGTTGACAATGGCATGGGTTCAAAAAACAACCTAGTGACAGTGAAGATGTCGGATTTTGAAGTGTTCCAAGCCCTAGCCAAAGATAGCGAGGGAGTCCTCAGTAGTGCTCAGACTGAGTATTCACAG GAAATACCACAGTCAAAGCCATGGGAGAAGGTGTCAGGTCCACCTATCTTACCACCGCATCTGCTGCAAGTTATCCTCAACAAGGATACACCTCTGTCT TGTGAACCGACCCTGCTGCCTGAGCCGAACCACGTGATGCTGAACCACCTGTACGCGCTGTCGATCAAGGACGGCGTGATGGTGCTCTCCGCCACGCACCGCTACAGGAAAAAGTACGTCACCACGCTGCTCTACAAgcctatttaa